A region of bacterium DNA encodes the following proteins:
- a CDS encoding amylo-alpha-1,6-glucosidase, whose product MPSAFFPPSDAGPAAPAVAFGRETCGDLPSGLRREWLVTNGLGGYASGTLAGVSTRRYHGLLVAALAPPVGRTVLVGGLVEWVVYDGRRYPLCTHEWGGGTIDPHGYRHLQSFHLEGMLPVWTHAFGDALLEKRVWMAARANTTYLRYRLVRGSCGVELEITPLVTYRDFHTLTSGRGWAPEVEAGSGGAIIHAHAGAVPFRLQAAAGIFAPGGEWYWNFLHREETARGLDDRADLYAPGSFRAHLPPGGSLTVVMTAEASADPDGDRSLTAAQDRQRELLAQAGAERVHPLVRQLVLAADQFIVRRGPEAAAVRTVIAGYHWFNDWGRDTMIALPGLALCTGRPADAEAVLREFSLYVRDGLIPNNFPDRPGVDPGYNTADASLWYVLAVRAHREATGDRRLADELLPVLREIIDRHVTGTNYGIGVDPTDGLLRAGQPGWQVTWMDAKVGDRVVTPRIGKPVEINALWYNALRTLVECLAARHDPASQRYADLADRARAAFRARFVRPDRGALADVVDGPDGDDLAIRPNQILAVSLPFPLLDGGAAAAVVEAVGRALLTTGGLRSLSPDDPRYHGDYTGDVSRRDGAYHQGPAWAWLLGAYAEAHFRVHRDPEVALGFLRPFEPHLRDAGLGTISEIFEGDPPHLPRGCIGQAWSVAEVLRVWRILTEAPAR is encoded by the coding sequence GTGCCGTCCGCCTTCTTCCCCCCATCGGATGCGGGGCCCGCGGCCCCGGCCGTCGCCTTCGGCCGCGAAACCTGCGGCGATCTCCCGTCAGGTCTGCGCCGGGAGTGGCTCGTCACAAACGGCCTGGGGGGCTACGCGTCCGGGACGCTGGCCGGGGTGAGCACCCGGCGCTATCACGGACTGCTCGTGGCGGCGCTCGCCCCGCCGGTCGGACGCACCGTCCTCGTCGGCGGGCTGGTGGAGTGGGTCGTGTACGACGGGCGCCGGTACCCGCTGTGCACCCATGAGTGGGGCGGGGGGACGATCGATCCGCACGGTTACCGCCACCTCCAATCGTTCCACCTTGAGGGAATGCTCCCCGTGTGGACCCACGCGTTTGGCGACGCGCTGCTCGAGAAGCGCGTGTGGATGGCGGCGCGCGCCAACACGACGTATCTCCGGTACCGGCTGGTGCGGGGCAGCTGCGGTGTGGAATTGGAGATCACGCCGCTGGTGACCTATCGCGATTTTCACACGCTGACCTCAGGACGGGGATGGGCGCCCGAGGTCGAGGCCGGCTCGGGTGGGGCGATCATCCACGCGCACGCGGGGGCCGTTCCATTCCGGCTGCAGGCCGCCGCTGGTATCTTCGCCCCGGGCGGGGAGTGGTACTGGAACTTTCTCCACCGCGAGGAGACCGCGCGGGGGTTGGACGACCGCGCCGACCTGTACGCGCCCGGCAGCTTTCGGGCGCACCTTCCCCCCGGAGGGAGCCTCACGGTCGTCATGACGGCGGAGGCGAGTGCGGATCCCGACGGCGATCGCAGCCTTACCGCCGCGCAGGACCGCCAGCGGGAGCTGCTCGCACAGGCCGGGGCGGAACGGGTTCACCCCCTCGTCCGGCAGCTTGTCCTCGCGGCCGACCAGTTCATCGTCCGCCGCGGACCCGAGGCCGCGGCCGTGAGAACGGTCATCGCCGGGTATCACTGGTTCAACGATTGGGGGCGGGACACGATGATTGCGCTCCCGGGCCTCGCGCTCTGCACGGGGCGTCCCGCGGACGCGGAGGCGGTGCTCCGCGAGTTCTCCCTCTACGTCCGCGACGGCCTCATCCCCAACAACTTTCCCGACCGGCCCGGGGTCGATCCCGGGTACAACACGGCGGACGCATCGCTGTGGTACGTGCTGGCCGTGCGGGCGCACCGCGAGGCGACGGGCGACCGGCGCCTCGCCGATGAGCTGCTGCCGGTGCTGCGGGAGATCATCGACCGTCACGTGACCGGGACGAACTACGGGATCGGCGTGGACCCCACAGACGGCCTGCTCCGTGCCGGGCAACCCGGATGGCAGGTCACCTGGATGGACGCGAAGGTCGGTGACCGGGTGGTCACCCCGCGCATCGGCAAGCCGGTGGAGATCAACGCCCTGTGGTACAACGCGCTGCGGACGCTGGTGGAGTGTCTCGCTGCCCGCCACGATCCCGCGTCACAGCGCTACGCCGACCTGGCCGACCGGGCGCGCGCAGCGTTTCGCGCGCGCTTTGTCCGGCCGGACCGGGGGGCGCTGGCCGACGTCGTGGACGGCCCTGACGGCGACGACCTGGCGATCCGGCCCAACCAGATCCTGGCGGTGTCCCTGCCGTTCCCGCTCCTCGACGGGGGGGCGGCCGCTGCGGTGGTCGAAGCGGTCGGTCGCGCCCTGCTCACGACCGGCGGGCTGCGTTCGCTGAGCCCGGACGATCCCCGTTACCACGGCGACTATACCGGCGACGTTTCCCGCCGTGACGGGGCCTATCATCAGGGACCCGCTTGGGCCTGGCTCCTCGGCGCGTATGCCGAGGCGCACTTTCGGGTCCACCGCGACCCGGAAGTGGCGCTCGGATTCCTCCGCCCGTTCGAACCACACCTGCGCGATGCCGGGCTGGGTACGATCTCCGAGATCTTCGAAGGCGATCCCCCGCACCTGCCCCGAGGATGCATCGGCCAGGCGTGGAGTGTGGCCGAAGTGCTCCGGGTGTGGCGGATTCTCACCGAGGCCCCGGCGCGCTGA
- a CDS encoding glucosidase: MTAFDPQAERRRLVEAREGRAGWYRWGPYLSERQWGTVREDYSAEGAAWESFPHDHARSRTYRWGEDGLLGICDSRGLLCFALALWNEADPILKERMFGLTGTEGNHGEDLKECYYYLDCTPSHAYMKALYRYPQRAFPYAALVAENRRRGKNEPEYELIDTGIFAEDRYFDVVVEYVKADPEDILIRITATNRGPTAAPLHVLPTLWFRNTWAWGGDDRRPELRVSPATAGSPEAPPGYRLVRAVHQSLGERWFACEGTPELLFTENETNFQRLWGVANRTPVVKDGVHEAVVHQRRSAVSATGAGTKVAAHYTFRIAPGAAERVELRLSPGRPAHPFADSSGIVERRRAEADAFYQGFGPTDMPEDARRVQRQAFAGLLWSKQFYHYNVATWLDGDPAGPPPPPGRKRGRNADWRHLDNAEILSMPDTWEFPWYAAWDLAFHCIPLALVDPHFAKQQLILLLREWYMHPNGQLPAYEWAFGDVNPPVHAWAAWRVYKIDRRITGEADRGFLERVFHKLLLNFTWWVNRKDVEGRNVFQGGFLGLDNIGVFDRSQPLPGGGHIDQADGTAWMGVYCLNMLAIALELARDDPAYEDVATKFLEHFLYIAGALNNIGGDGIAMWDDADEFFFDVLHSGGREEQLRVRSVVGVIPLLAVETIEPDLLQKLPDFRERLEWFLANRPQLAGLVSRWYQPGMGERRLFALVRGHRMKRVLRRMLDPEEFLSDHGIRSVSRYHAAHPFVLEMDGVVRTIAYEPAESRTGLFGGNSNWRGPVWFPINFLIIEALQRFHHYYGDDFLVECPTGSGTKMTLWQISQELSRRLTHIFLRGPDGRRPVFGGSEELQRDPHWRDLLLFHEYFHGDSGAGLGASHQTGWTALVAKLLEQTGGR, translated from the coding sequence ATGACGGCGTTTGATCCCCAGGCCGAGCGGCGTCGGCTCGTCGAGGCGCGCGAAGGCCGGGCGGGCTGGTACCGATGGGGTCCTTATCTTTCCGAGCGGCAGTGGGGGACCGTGCGCGAGGATTACTCTGCCGAGGGCGCGGCCTGGGAGTCCTTTCCGCACGACCACGCTCGCTCCCGCACGTACCGGTGGGGCGAGGACGGCCTGCTCGGGATCTGCGACAGCCGCGGGCTGTTGTGCTTCGCGCTCGCCTTGTGGAATGAAGCCGACCCCATCCTGAAGGAGCGGATGTTTGGGCTGACCGGGACCGAGGGGAATCACGGCGAAGACCTCAAAGAGTGCTACTACTACCTCGACTGTACGCCCTCACATGCGTATATGAAGGCGTTGTACCGGTACCCTCAACGGGCCTTCCCATACGCTGCCCTGGTGGCCGAGAACCGGCGCCGGGGTAAGAATGAGCCGGAGTACGAGCTGATCGATACCGGCATCTTCGCCGAGGATCGGTACTTCGACGTCGTTGTCGAGTACGTCAAGGCCGACCCCGAAGATATTCTCATTCGGATCACCGCCACCAACCGCGGCCCCACAGCTGCCCCGCTGCACGTGCTTCCGACCCTTTGGTTTCGCAATACGTGGGCGTGGGGGGGGGACGACCGCCGACCGGAACTGCGCGTCAGCCCGGCGACCGCGGGATCTCCTGAGGCGCCCCCGGGGTACCGCCTGGTGCGTGCCGTCCACCAGTCCCTCGGGGAACGCTGGTTCGCCTGCGAGGGCACCCCCGAGCTCCTGTTCACGGAGAACGAGACGAACTTTCAGCGGTTGTGGGGGGTCGCCAACCGGACCCCCGTGGTTAAGGACGGGGTGCACGAAGCGGTCGTGCACCAGCGCCGGTCAGCCGTGAGCGCGACCGGGGCGGGCACGAAAGTGGCCGCGCACTACACGTTTCGGATCGCCCCAGGGGCCGCGGAGCGGGTCGAGCTCCGCCTCTCGCCGGGACGCCCCGCCCATCCGTTTGCCGACAGCTCCGGGATCGTCGAACGGCGCCGTGCGGAGGCGGACGCCTTCTACCAGGGGTTCGGGCCGACGGATATGCCGGAGGACGCGCGGCGCGTCCAGCGGCAGGCGTTTGCCGGGCTTCTGTGGAGCAAACAATTCTACCATTATAACGTCGCCACGTGGCTGGACGGCGATCCGGCGGGGCCCCCGCCGCCCCCGGGTCGCAAGCGCGGGCGGAACGCGGACTGGCGGCATCTCGACAATGCCGAGATCCTGTCCATGCCGGACACCTGGGAGTTCCCCTGGTATGCTGCCTGGGACCTCGCGTTTCACTGCATCCCGCTGGCCCTCGTCGATCCCCACTTTGCCAAGCAGCAGCTGATCTTGCTGCTCCGCGAATGGTACATGCATCCCAACGGCCAGCTGCCGGCATACGAGTGGGCGTTTGGGGACGTCAACCCGCCGGTCCACGCCTGGGCGGCGTGGCGGGTCTACAAGATCGACCGCCGGATCACCGGGGAGGCCGATCGCGGCTTCCTGGAGCGCGTATTCCACAAACTCCTGCTCAACTTCACCTGGTGGGTGAACCGAAAAGACGTCGAAGGCCGAAACGTCTTTCAAGGCGGGTTTCTCGGACTCGACAACATCGGCGTGTTCGACCGCAGCCAGCCGCTCCCGGGGGGCGGACACATCGACCAGGCGGACGGCACGGCCTGGATGGGCGTATACTGCCTCAACATGCTGGCGATCGCGCTCGAGCTGGCGCGCGACGATCCTGCGTACGAGGACGTGGCCACCAAGTTCCTCGAGCATTTCCTCTACATCGCCGGGGCCCTGAACAACATCGGCGGGGACGGCATCGCGATGTGGGACGATGCGGATGAGTTCTTCTTCGACGTGTTGCACTCCGGCGGCCGGGAGGAGCAGCTTCGGGTTCGGTCGGTGGTCGGTGTCATCCCGCTGCTGGCGGTGGAGACAATCGAGCCGGATCTGCTGCAGAAGCTCCCCGACTTCCGGGAACGGCTGGAGTGGTTCCTCGCCAACCGTCCACAGCTGGCCGGGTTGGTGTCGCGATGGTACCAACCGGGCATGGGCGAGCGGCGGTTGTTCGCGCTTGTGCGCGGGCACCGGATGAAGCGCGTGCTGCGACGCATGCTGGACCCTGAGGAATTCCTCAGCGATCATGGGATCAGGTCCGTCAGCCGGTACCACGCGGCGCACCCGTTCGTCCTCGAGATGGACGGGGTGGTCAGGACCATTGCGTACGAGCCCGCCGAGTCCCGGACCGGGCTGTTCGGGGGAAATTCCAACTGGCGCGGTCCGGTCTGGTTCCCGATCAACTTTCTCATCATCGAAGCCCTCCAGCGATTCCACCATTACTATGGAGACGACTTCCTGGTCGAGTGCCCAACCGGATCCGGGACGAAGATGACGCTGTGGCAGATCAGCCAGGAGCTCTCCCGGCGGCTCACCCACATCTTCCTCCGTGGGCCGGACGGGCGCCGCCCCGTCTTCGGGGGATCGGAGGAGCTTCAGCGCGACCCGCACTGGCGCGACCTCCTGCTGTTCCACGAATACTTCCACGGGGATTCGGGCGCAGGGCTCGGGGCCAGCCATCAGACCGGGTGGACGGCGCTCGTGGCCAAACTGCTGGAGCAGACCGGCGGCCGCTGA